A region of Hydrogenimonas cancrithermarum DNA encodes the following proteins:
- a CDS encoding NAD(P)/FAD-dependent oxidoreductase: MARVVVLGGGVSGHTAATFLKDWLGSNHEVVVVTPNSKWNWIPSNIWVGVGKMKKDDVVFDLGPVYKKAGIDYRQAKALSIHPEGSKESESPYVTIEYTGQDKEGEKEEITYDYLINATGPKLNFGATEGLGPHGGHTVSVCTADHAIHANEELQKCIAKMKAGEKQTLVIGTGHGMCTCQGAAFEYIFNIDYELRAAGVRDKAELIWLTNESFLGDFGMGGMHIRRGGYIASSKVFAESLFAEHDMEWILGTHVTKVEEGKIHYETLDGDTDVQEFDFSMLIPPFGGVGLKAYDKEGGDITDKVFAPNGFMKVDADYTPKPYEEWKASDWPKTLQNPDYKNMFAVGIAFAPPHLMSKPMKNPNGTPINPTPPRTGMPSAMMGKAVAQTLKDMILSGAKEPTHTASMAEMGAACVASAGSSMLNGKAVSMTVYPVVPDYEKYPGVGRDLDYTTGEIGLAGHWIKYFLHYAFMWKAQLKPGWKIIPE; encoded by the coding sequence ATGGCAAGAGTAGTTGTTTTAGGCGGCGGTGTATCCGGACATACTGCGGCTACATTTCTGAAAGATTGGCTAGGAAGCAATCATGAAGTGGTCGTCGTTACACCAAACAGTAAATGGAACTGGATTCCATCCAATATATGGGTGGGTGTCGGTAAAATGAAAAAAGACGATGTTGTTTTCGATCTTGGGCCGGTTTACAAAAAAGCCGGTATCGACTATCGACAGGCCAAAGCCCTTTCCATTCATCCGGAAGGCAGCAAGGAGAGTGAATCTCCTTATGTCACGATAGAATATACGGGACAGGATAAAGAGGGAGAGAAGGAAGAGATAACCTACGATTACCTTATCAATGCGACAGGCCCGAAACTCAATTTCGGTGCTACGGAAGGACTGGGGCCGCACGGCGGACACACGGTTTCAGTATGTACGGCCGACCATGCCATTCATGCGAATGAAGAGCTTCAAAAGTGTATCGCGAAGATGAAAGCCGGAGAGAAACAGACACTCGTTATCGGTACGGGGCATGGCATGTGTACATGCCAGGGTGCGGCGTTCGAATATATCTTCAACATCGATTACGAACTGCGCGCAGCTGGTGTACGCGACAAAGCGGAATTGATCTGGCTCACCAACGAATCCTTCCTTGGTGACTTTGGAATGGGCGGGATGCATATCAGGCGTGGCGGTTACATCGCATCGAGCAAAGTGTTTGCCGAATCGCTCTTCGCCGAGCACGATATGGAATGGATACTCGGCACACATGTTACGAAAGTCGAAGAGGGAAAGATCCATTATGAAACCCTCGACGGGGATACGGACGTTCAGGAGTTCGACTTCTCCATGCTCATCCCTCCATTCGGCGGCGTCGGCCTCAAAGCCTACGACAAAGAGGGTGGCGACATCACCGATAAGGTATTTGCACCGAACGGATTTATGAAGGTGGATGCCGATTATACGCCGAAGCCATACGAAGAGTGGAAAGCCAGCGACTGGCCGAAAACTCTGCAGAATCCGGATTACAAAAACATGTTCGCCGTGGGAATCGCGTTCGCACCCCCTCACCTGATGTCGAAACCGATGAAAAATCCAAACGGTACGCCGATCAACCCGACACCTCCGAGAACCGGTATGCCGTCGGCGATGATGGGAAAAGCGGTCGCCCAAACACTCAAAGACATGATCTTGAGTGGTGCGAAAGAACCGACCCATACGGCAAGTATGGCGGAAATGGGTGCAGCGTGCGTCGCATCTGCAGGAAGCAGTATGCTTAACGGAAAAGCGGTATCGATGACGGTCTATCCAGTCGTTCCCGATTATGAGAAATACCCGGGTGTAGGACGTGATCTCGACTATACAACGGGAGAGATCGGCCTCGCAGGACACTGGATCAAATATTTCCTCCACTACGCATTCATGTGGAAAGCACAGCTCAAGCCGGGCTGGAAAATCATCCCAGAATAA